A portion of the Sphaerochaeta pleomorpha str. Grapes genome contains these proteins:
- a CDS encoding zinc-binding dehydrogenase, producing the protein MKTRAVRLYGVNDLRVEEFELPPIKEDEILAKVITNSICMSDHKAAEQGASHKRVPDDVATNPIILGHEFCGEIVEVGKKWAGKFKSGSRFSIQPALNYQGTLDAPGYSFRYIGGDATYIVIPHQVMELDCLLPYEGDAFFLGSLAEPVSCIVGTFHAMYHTNAGSYVHEMGIVEGGNLAIIAGVGPMGLGSIDYALHAERKPGLLVVTDIDDARLARASQLYSPQEAAKNGVKLVYLNTKNIADPVSALKDLTGGKGYDDVMVMAPVRPLVEQADAILAQDGCLNFFAGPNKSDFKAELNFYDVHYSSHHIVGTSGGNTDDMRESLAKMEKGILNPAVMVTHIGGLDAVPQSVINLPSIPGGKKLMYTHLHLPLVAIADFAEVGKTDPLYAELDRLVKKHNGLWSTEAEKYLLSQCKED; encoded by the coding sequence ATGAAGACACGTGCCGTACGCTTATATGGGGTCAATGACCTTAGGGTGGAAGAATTTGAGTTGCCACCGATCAAAGAAGATGAAATCCTTGCAAAGGTAATTACCAATAGTATTTGTATGAGTGACCACAAGGCTGCCGAGCAAGGGGCCTCCCATAAACGTGTTCCAGATGATGTAGCGACAAACCCGATTATCCTCGGGCATGAATTCTGTGGAGAAATCGTAGAGGTCGGAAAAAAATGGGCTGGGAAATTCAAGAGCGGAAGCCGTTTTTCCATTCAGCCGGCATTGAACTACCAGGGAACCTTGGATGCCCCAGGCTATTCGTTTAGGTATATCGGGGGTGATGCCACCTACATTGTCATTCCTCACCAGGTGATGGAACTCGATTGCCTGTTACCCTATGAAGGCGATGCCTTCTTTTTGGGGAGCCTTGCCGAACCAGTTTCCTGCATTGTGGGCACATTCCATGCAATGTATCACACGAATGCAGGTTCCTATGTCCATGAGATGGGTATCGTAGAAGGAGGGAACCTTGCTATCATCGCGGGGGTTGGCCCCATGGGTCTTGGTTCGATTGACTACGCCCTGCATGCGGAACGAAAACCAGGTCTTCTGGTCGTAACCGATATTGATGATGCCCGCCTGGCAAGGGCTTCACAACTCTATAGCCCTCAGGAAGCTGCAAAGAACGGGGTGAAACTCGTATATCTCAATACGAAAAACATTGCAGATCCTGTTTCAGCATTGAAGGATCTTACCGGAGGCAAAGGGTATGATGATGTTATGGTAATGGCACCTGTCAGGCCTCTTGTTGAACAGGCTGATGCAATCCTTGCCCAGGATGGATGTCTCAATTTCTTTGCCGGTCCGAACAAGAGCGACTTCAAAGCAGAGCTCAATTTCTATGATGTCCACTATTCCTCTCACCATATTGTCGGAACGAGCGGGGGCAATACTGATGATATGCGGGAATCACTTGCAAAGATGGAGAAGGGGATTTTGAACCCAGCGGTGATGGTTACCCATATCGGGGGGCTTGATGCCGTTCCCCAGTCGGTAATCAATCTTCCTTCCATTCCAGGCGGTAAGAAACTGATGTATACCCACCTGCATCTTCCCTTGGTTGCTATCGCTGATTTTGCAGAGGTCGGAAAGACAGATCCCCTGTATGCAGAGCTTGACCGATTGGTGAAAAAGCATAATGGACTCTGGTCCACGGAAGCTGAAAAATATCTGCTTTCCCAATGTAAGGAAGATTAG
- a CDS encoding rhamnulokinase, producing the protein MKKHIAIDLGASNGRVIVGDLKECTVVHRFITNNELVLGELHWNLLGLFSEIKVGLKKAFSLYGEEIGSIGIDTWGVDYGLLDASGALVSLCYHYRDSRTDGLIEEVSEKLGGKQRVFAETGIAFQPFNTLYQLAAMQRDRPDVFRAARHYLSVPDLLAYWLTGVMKNERTHASTTQLYNPFTRDWAWDLIDDMQFDRTLFCEIVDSGTVIAPLIDSVCHEVGCVSTVVVIASAAHDTASAVAAVPAAENEVPLYISSGTWSLLGVELDQPIVSAKAMESGFTNEIAANGKIRFLKNIMGMWIQQECVRHWESEGECISWKELDGQTLDCQSYEGYIDPSDNRFLKPNSFGNLMVDRIDAWCVEQGMPKPAKKGEYMVAIYRGLAKAYALSIGQLEAITGSHFTSLYIIGGGCKNEILDQWTANETGLTVYAGPVEATALGNIVVQMLATGEIESLQEGRKTIRVTQSVTCFKP; encoded by the coding sequence ATGAAGAAGCATATCGCAATTGACCTGGGGGCTTCCAATGGACGGGTTATCGTCGGGGACCTGAAAGAATGTACGGTAGTGCATCGGTTCATCACCAACAATGAGTTAGTCCTGGGAGAGCTCCATTGGAATCTCCTTGGACTGTTTTCGGAAATCAAGGTGGGGCTGAAGAAAGCTTTTTCGCTGTATGGTGAAGAAATAGGTTCGATCGGCATCGACACCTGGGGTGTCGATTACGGTCTTCTGGACGCCAGCGGGGCCTTGGTCTCGCTCTGTTACCATTACCGTGATAGCAGGACAGATGGTCTCATCGAAGAAGTGTCAGAAAAGCTGGGAGGCAAGCAGAGGGTGTTCGCTGAAACCGGCATTGCTTTCCAACCTTTCAACACGCTGTATCAACTGGCAGCAATGCAGAGAGACCGCCCAGATGTGTTCAGGGCAGCACGCCATTATCTCTCGGTTCCTGATTTGCTGGCTTACTGGTTGACCGGAGTAATGAAAAACGAGAGGACACACGCCTCTACCACGCAACTCTACAATCCGTTTACCAGGGACTGGGCCTGGGATCTTATTGATGACATGCAGTTTGACCGTACCCTGTTTTGTGAGATTGTAGACAGTGGGACTGTTATTGCTCCCCTGATCGATTCTGTATGCCATGAGGTGGGTTGTGTTTCCACTGTCGTTGTAATCGCTTCTGCGGCCCATGATACGGCCTCTGCGGTCGCGGCAGTGCCTGCAGCCGAGAATGAAGTGCCTCTCTATATCTCAAGTGGTACTTGGTCTCTGTTAGGTGTGGAACTGGACCAGCCGATTGTCAGTGCCAAGGCTATGGAAAGTGGCTTTACCAATGAGATAGCCGCAAATGGGAAAATCCGCTTTTTGAAAAACATCATGGGGATGTGGATTCAACAGGAATGTGTACGGCATTGGGAAAGCGAGGGGGAGTGTATTTCCTGGAAAGAACTGGATGGGCAGACGCTCGATTGCCAGTCCTATGAAGGGTATATAGACCCCAGTGACAATCGGTTTCTCAAACCAAACAGTTTCGGCAATCTGATGGTGGATCGCATCGATGCATGGTGTGTTGAACAGGGGATGCCAAAGCCTGCGAAAAAGGGTGAATACATGGTTGCTATTTACCGTGGCCTTGCCAAAGCCTATGCTCTGTCGATAGGACAACTTGAAGCCATAACCGGTTCTCACTTCACTTCTCTGTACATTATCGGGGGTGGGTGCAAGAACGAGATCCTCGACCAATGGACTGCAAATGAGACAGGATTGACGGTCTATGCAGGTCCTGTGGAAGCAACTGCACTTGGTAATATCGTGGTCCAGATGTTGGCAACCGGAGAGATTGAATCCTTGCAGGAAGGTCGGAAAACAATCCGTGTTACACAGAGCGTTACGTGTTTCAAGCCTTGA
- a CDS encoding ABC transporter permease translates to MEAKKALGTTKKVVSQYTTWFTFVALLLVLSILTKGSALKWNSVRNLLIAESVRSFAALGVGMIIITKGIDLSIGYVVCLTASVAASFAQNPDYASAIYAGHTFPLFVPILAALVAGGLFGLFNGWLVAYGKLPPFIATLGSMSIAKGLQLIYTRAAVVGSLNQNFKSISQGNIGPVPNLILYVIVAAFIVWVLLKHTRQGTHFYAIGGNSQAARVSGINVERNLMMVYFYAGILYGMAGTLLASRLGLANSLTANGMELDAIAAVTVGGVSQNGGVGSVGGMMIGVFTMGLINYGMSFLGVDSYYQQLVKGFIIIAAVYFDMKKYARRG, encoded by the coding sequence ATGGAAGCAAAGAAAGCACTGGGTACTACAAAGAAAGTAGTTAGCCAATATACGACCTGGTTTACGTTTGTCGCACTGCTCTTGGTGCTGTCGATCCTTACCAAGGGTTCTGCCTTGAAATGGAACAGTGTCAGGAATCTCCTGATTGCTGAATCCGTCCGATCGTTTGCCGCCCTTGGTGTCGGTATGATCATTATCACCAAAGGTATAGACCTTTCCATAGGATATGTGGTCTGCCTTACTGCCTCTGTGGCAGCTTCGTTTGCCCAGAATCCGGATTACGCCTCGGCAATCTATGCCGGGCATACCTTCCCGCTTTTTGTCCCGATTCTCGCTGCCTTGGTAGCAGGTGGCTTGTTTGGGCTTTTTAACGGTTGGCTGGTTGCCTATGGTAAACTTCCTCCCTTCATTGCAACCCTGGGTTCAATGTCCATAGCAAAAGGCCTGCAGCTCATTTACACGAGAGCAGCGGTTGTCGGCTCATTGAACCAGAATTTCAAGAGCATCAGCCAGGGCAATATCGGTCCTGTTCCCAATCTCATCCTCTATGTAATCGTTGCAGCGTTCATCGTCTGGGTTTTGCTCAAACATACGCGCCAAGGTACGCATTTCTATGCAATTGGTGGAAATTCCCAGGCAGCTAGGGTTAGTGGTATCAATGTTGAACGCAACTTGATGATGGTATATTTCTATGCAGGCATTCTCTACGGGATGGCAGGAACTTTACTTGCCTCAAGGCTTGGGCTTGCAAATTCACTGACCGCAAACGGGATGGAACTGGATGCAATCGCTGCCGTTACTGTCGGAGGTGTTTCCCAGAACGGTGGGGTCGGCTCCGTGGGTGGTATGATGATCGGTGTCTTTACCATGGGATTGATCAACTATGGGATGTCCTTTCTGGGTGTTGACAGCTATTACCAGCAATTGGTGAAAGGGTTTATCATCATTGCCGCAGTGTATTTTGATATGAAGAAATATGCCAGACGTGGCTAG
- a CDS encoding sugar ABC transporter ATP-binding protein, giving the protein MDNTFALEMREITKVFPGVRALDEVTFKVKPGTVHALMGENGAGKSTLMKCLFGIYKEDHGNIILNGKECHFQGSHDALKNGVSMIHQELSNVPERSVAENLWLGREPLKKNHLIDHKKMNADTEALLQRLEIQINPAQRIGSLSISMQQTCEIAKAVSYNASIVVMDEPTSSLTDNEVERLFKIIRQLRSQGVSIIYISHKMDEIFAIADEVSVMRDGKMIGTYDVGDIDESKLISLMVGRDATLRFPERKGSVGEVCLKVENLTALNPRSFKNISFELHKGEILGIGGLVGAQRTELMEAIFGVRGIAEGTVSIHGNELTHMKPKTAIENGIGMITEDRRGSGIFPLMNISTNTSIASLGSFLNKVHLLRHKEMNKAAVEYNEALRTKTPTMETLIQNLSGGNQQKVIISRWLMTLPDILIMDEPTRGIDVGAKYEIYTIMSQLVEQGKSIIMVSSEMPELIGMSDRIMVLCAGRHTGTLNKCDSSQESIMRLATQFM; this is encoded by the coding sequence ATGGACAATACATTTGCCCTGGAAATGAGAGAAATTACCAAAGTCTTTCCCGGTGTACGTGCCCTTGATGAGGTTACTTTTAAGGTAAAACCCGGAACGGTACATGCTCTGATGGGCGAGAATGGTGCAGGCAAATCAACGTTGATGAAGTGTTTGTTCGGCATTTACAAAGAAGACCACGGAAATATAATCCTGAACGGAAAAGAATGTCATTTCCAAGGGTCTCACGATGCTTTAAAAAATGGAGTCTCGATGATTCACCAGGAATTATCGAATGTTCCTGAGCGCTCGGTTGCTGAGAATCTCTGGTTGGGCAGAGAACCCTTAAAGAAGAACCATCTCATCGACCACAAGAAAATGAATGCGGATACCGAGGCTTTGTTGCAGCGCCTTGAGATACAGATAAATCCGGCCCAACGGATTGGATCTCTTTCGATATCGATGCAACAGACCTGTGAAATTGCCAAAGCAGTCTCGTATAACGCGTCCATTGTCGTGATGGACGAGCCTACGAGTTCTCTTACCGATAATGAGGTTGAAAGGCTATTCAAGATTATTCGGCAACTTCGATCGCAAGGCGTTTCCATAATTTATATTTCCCATAAGATGGATGAGATTTTTGCCATAGCGGACGAAGTGAGTGTAATGCGTGATGGTAAAATGATCGGTACCTATGACGTTGGGGATATCGATGAATCAAAACTTATCTCTTTGATGGTTGGTCGTGATGCTACGTTGCGATTCCCTGAGAGAAAGGGATCGGTTGGGGAAGTCTGCCTAAAAGTTGAGAATTTAACAGCACTTAACCCCCGTTCTTTCAAAAACATTTCTTTTGAGCTGCATAAAGGCGAGATTCTCGGGATCGGGGGACTTGTCGGGGCTCAGAGAACCGAATTGATGGAAGCTATTTTTGGAGTCAGGGGAATTGCCGAGGGTACGGTCTCCATCCATGGCAATGAGCTTACCCACATGAAACCGAAGACAGCGATCGAGAATGGGATTGGAATGATAACCGAAGACCGGCGAGGAAGTGGAATTTTCCCGCTCATGAATATTTCGACAAATACTTCGATTGCATCCCTTGGTTCTTTTTTGAATAAAGTCCATTTGCTCAGACACAAGGAAATGAATAAGGCTGCCGTTGAATACAATGAAGCACTCAGAACAAAAACCCCGACTATGGAGACGTTGATCCAGAACCTGTCAGGGGGTAATCAGCAGAAGGTGATTATCAGCCGGTGGCTCATGACCTTGCCAGATATCCTCATTATGGATGAACCGACAAGAGGTATCGATGTCGGTGCAAAGTATGAAATCTATACGATAATGAGCCAGCTCGTTGAGCAAGGGAAATCTATTATCATGGTTTCCTCTGAGATGCCTGAGTTGATAGGGATGTCAGACAGGATCATGGTCCTTTGTGCCGGACGGCACACTGGGACGTTGAATAAATGCGACAGTTCGCAAGAAAGTATCATGCGGCTGGCAACTCAGTTCATGTAA
- a CDS encoding substrate-binding domain-containing protein has translation MKKMVAILLVLALACTGVFAQGSSESAKGNTVKMGALIRNLNEQFVKDYADNLKKLAAEKGIELNLQDGQGDVARQLDQLNTLITQGYKYFVIIPQDTSVTEQMAQQIKAAGGGAAFSNIQPSVQALKVGKDFYLASSPELVAGQYQAQIVDEYFTKYPAKAPGKVLNTLYLEGQLGHPAQISREAGFVDELTKLGYTVNFVAKDTADWSPDKAQEKMDTWLAAHSGKFNLVVAQNDGMALGAVESLITNGLTKKDASDGTILTVPVLGIDATADALNSMDQNKLYATVLQDSVGQSTTAFDLVYIMATKGTAFGSTAWGLKPASVVISEAPANDAAVIGQCYLVPFKPITKANYKDLM, from the coding sequence ATGAAAAAGATGGTGGCTATCTTACTGGTGCTCGCTCTTGCCTGCACAGGTGTATTTGCCCAGGGTTCATCGGAATCAGCAAAAGGCAATACCGTAAAAATGGGTGCTTTGATCCGTAACCTGAATGAACAGTTTGTAAAAGACTATGCTGATAACTTGAAAAAGCTCGCAGCAGAGAAAGGCATTGAGTTGAATCTTCAGGATGGACAGGGTGATGTAGCCCGTCAGCTCGACCAGCTTAATACCCTCATTACCCAGGGATATAAGTATTTTGTAATCATCCCCCAGGACACCAGCGTGACTGAGCAGATGGCACAGCAGATCAAGGCTGCCGGCGGTGGCGCTGCATTCTCAAACATTCAGCCGTCCGTCCAGGCCCTGAAAGTCGGAAAGGATTTCTATCTTGCTTCTTCCCCAGAGTTGGTAGCAGGTCAGTATCAGGCACAGATTGTTGATGAATATTTCACCAAATATCCTGCCAAGGCTCCTGGTAAAGTACTCAACACTCTGTATCTCGAAGGTCAGCTCGGACACCCAGCTCAGATCAGCAGGGAAGCCGGATTTGTCGACGAACTCACCAAGCTCGGTTATACCGTAAATTTTGTTGCCAAAGATACAGCTGACTGGTCCCCTGACAAGGCACAGGAAAAGATGGATACCTGGCTTGCAGCCCATAGCGGTAAGTTCAACCTCGTTGTTGCACAGAATGACGGTATGGCACTGGGTGCCGTTGAATCCTTGATCACCAATGGCCTCACCAAGAAAGATGCTTCTGACGGGACTATCCTTACTGTTCCTGTACTTGGTATCGATGCTACCGCAGATGCTCTCAATTCAATGGATCAGAATAAATTGTATGCAACTGTCCTGCAGGATTCCGTTGGTCAGTCAACCACTGCATTCGACCTTGTCTACATCATGGCTACCAAGGGAACCGCCTTTGGTTCGACTGCTTGGGGTTTGAAGCCTGCTTCTGTAGTAATTTCTGAAGCTCCAGCCAATGACGCTGCAGTTATCGGTCAGTGCTACCTTGTACCTTTCAAGCCTATCACCAAAGCCAATTACAAAGACCTGATGTAG
- a CDS encoding SDR family NAD(P)-dependent oxidoreductase — MLCFSENIASEISAVIRGLTFDGEKGLFVHTLSSNSADLVLAPASCGTEVSKVSKIWQGQLQEYCDKHRVYPSVLSVEGLEVFLGLGTNYDEAVRAEGVSAIPALPPTFERNDVVRDKIALVTGGAQGFGEGIVRSLSELGAFVYIADMNSEGANRLADRLNYEACITVAKALTVNVTDEESVKAMMENVAKETGGLDLFVSNAGVLRAGSVKTMPLKDFQFVTSVDYTGFFICSKFASNLLALQNIPSGKYFTDLVAISSKSGLQGSNKNGAYAGAKFGTIGLTQSFALELVEDNIKVNAVCPGNFLDGPLWSDPDKGLFVQYLATGKVPGAKTVEDVRRFYESKVPMNRGCRTEDVIRAICYIVEQKYETGQAIPVTGGQVMLN, encoded by the coding sequence ATGCTTTGTTTTTCAGAAAATATTGCCAGTGAGATCTCTGCGGTAATCCGGGGATTGACCTTTGATGGTGAAAAAGGGCTTTTTGTCCATACCCTTAGCTCTAATAGTGCAGATCTTGTATTAGCACCGGCTAGCTGTGGCACTGAGGTTTCAAAGGTGTCAAAAATATGGCAGGGGCAGTTGCAGGAGTATTGCGACAAGCATAGAGTCTATCCTTCGGTTCTCTCTGTGGAGGGACTGGAGGTCTTTTTGGGGCTTGGGACCAATTATGATGAGGCTGTGCGTGCTGAGGGTGTCTCAGCCATCCCTGCCTTGCCCCCTACCTTTGAGAGAAACGATGTGGTAAGGGATAAGATCGCTTTGGTAACCGGGGGCGCCCAGGGGTTCGGGGAAGGGATCGTGCGTTCCCTTTCCGAGCTGGGTGCATTTGTCTATATCGCCGACATGAACAGTGAAGGCGCAAATCGTTTGGCTGACAGGTTGAATTACGAGGCTTGCATAACGGTGGCAAAGGCTTTGACCGTCAACGTCACCGATGAGGAGTCTGTAAAGGCCATGATGGAGAACGTTGCAAAAGAGACCGGCGGCCTCGATCTTTTTGTCAGTAACGCAGGGGTCTTGAGGGCGGGGTCGGTGAAGACGATGCCCCTGAAGGATTTTCAGTTTGTCACAAGTGTAGACTATACAGGGTTTTTCATCTGCAGCAAATTCGCTTCCAACCTTCTTGCGTTGCAAAACATCCCTTCAGGCAAGTATTTTACAGACCTGGTAGCGATAAGTAGCAAGTCAGGGCTGCAGGGTTCAAATAAAAACGGGGCATACGCCGGGGCAAAATTCGGTACGATTGGATTGACCCAAAGCTTTGCCCTGGAACTGGTTGAGGATAATATCAAGGTGAATGCGGTTTGTCCTGGAAATTTCCTTGATGGGCCTCTCTGGTCAGATCCTGACAAAGGCTTGTTCGTCCAATACCTTGCTACAGGCAAGGTCCCCGGGGCGAAGACTGTTGAAGATGTGAGAAGGTTCTATGAGTCGAAGGTCCCGATGAACCGGGGTTGTAGGACCGAGGATGTTATACGCGCTATCTGCTATATCGTCGAACAGAAATATGAGACAGGCCAGGCTATCCCCGTTACCGGTGGACAGGTCATGCTCAATTAG